A single window of Dermacentor albipictus isolate Rhodes 1998 colony chromosome 1, USDA_Dalb.pri_finalv2, whole genome shotgun sequence DNA harbors:
- the LOC135896750 gene encoding mid1-interacting protein 1A isoform X1, whose translation MESANSLSPRRLSAIGASQKSRRQSYAGQSLSQDSAPPGGQLKRVPTVSGPVSALDNLQMYRLDANHRGSSSSASRRTSRNEDAFTCSQQSILSAMDRFVRSVNNMDATVLVPSRLRDMDLTDKAGRAPPANLMQTDLYSFYNMLNDVKNELLWGPSAAATSAVVPLTGALLRPPPKHTRQPSDDSLGSTGSTSDTDSDVDSVVTDRDGLEQSLHLAAAFRHHLQGLHAILHQLADSADYLACRYQEEVDASAL comes from the coding sequence ATGGAGAGTGCAAACAGTCTGAGCCCTAGGCGACTTTCCGCCATTGGAGCGAGTCAAAAGTCGCGGCGACAGTCTTACGCGGGGCAGTCTCTCTCTCAGGACTCGGCTCCTCCCGGCGGCCAGCTGAAGCGGGTGCCCACGGTGAGCGGACCGGTGTCTGCCTTGGACAACCTACAGATGTATCGGCTCGACGCTAACCACCGGGGCTCGAGCTCCAGCGCCTCCCGGCGCACCAGCCGCAACGAGGATGCATTCACCTGTTCGCAGCAGAGCATCCTCAGCGCCATGGATCGGTTCGTCAGGTCCGTGAACAACATGGATGCCACGGTGCTGGTGCCGTCGAGGCTGCGCGACATGGACCTCACCGACAAGGCGGGTCGGGCGCCGCCGGCCAACCTGATGCAGACGGACCTTTACTCCTTCTACAACATGCTCAACGACGTCAAGAACGAGCTGCTGTGGGGGCCTAGCGCGGCCGCCACCTCCGCCGTGGTGCCGCTGACCGGGGCGCTGCTACGGCCGCCCCCGAAGCACACGCGGCAGCCCTCGGACGATAGCCTCGGGTCCACGGGATCCACGTCCGACACCGACTCGGACGTCGACAGCGTGGTCACGGACCGCGACGGGCTCGAGCAGAGCCTTCACCTGGCCGCCGCCTTCAGGCATCACCTGCAGGGCCTCCACGCCATCCTGCATCAGCTCGCCGACTCGGCCGACTACCTGGCGTGCAGGTATCAGGAGGAAGTTGACGCATCAGCGCTCTGA
- the LOC135896750 gene encoding mid1-interacting protein 1A isoform X2, whose amino-acid sequence MYRLDANHRGSSSSASRRTSRNEDAFTCSQQSILSAMDRFVRSVNNMDATVLVPSRLRDMDLTDKAGRAPPANLMQTDLYSFYNMLNDVKNELLWGPSAAATSAVVPLTGALLRPPPKHTRQPSDDSLGSTGSTSDTDSDVDSVVTDRDGLEQSLHLAAAFRHHLQGLHAILHQLADSADYLACRYQEEVDASAL is encoded by the coding sequence ATGTATCGGCTCGACGCTAACCACCGGGGCTCGAGCTCCAGCGCCTCCCGGCGCACCAGCCGCAACGAGGATGCATTCACCTGTTCGCAGCAGAGCATCCTCAGCGCCATGGATCGGTTCGTCAGGTCCGTGAACAACATGGATGCCACGGTGCTGGTGCCGTCGAGGCTGCGCGACATGGACCTCACCGACAAGGCGGGTCGGGCGCCGCCGGCCAACCTGATGCAGACGGACCTTTACTCCTTCTACAACATGCTCAACGACGTCAAGAACGAGCTGCTGTGGGGGCCTAGCGCGGCCGCCACCTCCGCCGTGGTGCCGCTGACCGGGGCGCTGCTACGGCCGCCCCCGAAGCACACGCGGCAGCCCTCGGACGATAGCCTCGGGTCCACGGGATCCACGTCCGACACCGACTCGGACGTCGACAGCGTGGTCACGGACCGCGACGGGCTCGAGCAGAGCCTTCACCTGGCCGCCGCCTTCAGGCATCACCTGCAGGGCCTCCACGCCATCCTGCATCAGCTCGCCGACTCGGCCGACTACCTGGCGTGCAGGTATCAGGAGGAAGTTGACGCATCAGCGCTCTGA